TCCATATAGGGCTGAAGGATGTTGCCAGCAGTCCCTACTGATCTGGGCTGGAAATACATATTTGTCTAGACGAGGCTCATTAATAAGATTCTCACAGGAATTGAGGAAGAAATTGATTATTTTCCCCTGGTGGAGTTTTTAATTAAAGATTGCCTGAAGGATTGCGGAATTCTGTCCTTCacgtcagttttgttttttttgttaacacaAATGTCTGCAGCGTATAATGTAGTGGGGTTCAAACTCATTTCTCAAAAGACCGGTATGAAATTCGAGTTTTCTTGGCAGGTCTGCAACATTTACTGAGTGATTGGCTTTCTGATTTAGTTTTTCCAGTATCTTAGCAGACGGGCATGATGTTATCTAATAAACAAGCAGATATTCTGGTCCTCCAAGATTAGGTATAACCATCAAATCCAAGAAATGGAAAGACAATCTAATTTTCCATCTctcagtgggggggggggggggggggggggggcattgacAATTGACAATGCATTGCTATTTCTCCCTGTGTTCATGTCTAAAGGTATTCCTAGtcactttctcctcttctttgtttctttgtatcTTTTCTCTCCCAGGGGGAGTGTTCCCAGCGATGCCACAACATCTTTGTGttggaaacagtgtgtgtggccTGGTTCTCTTTGGAGTTCCTGCTACGTTTCATCCAAACCCAGAGCAAGTGCTTGTTTTTGCGAACGCCCCTGAACATCATCGACGTGGTGGCCATCCTGCCCTATTACATTACGCTGATCGTGGACTCGTTGTCCGTGGGTGACCGGCCCACCAGCTCCGGAAACAACTATTTTGAGAAGGTGGGTTTGGTCCTGCGAGTCCTGCGTGCTCTGCGGATCTTCTATGTGATGCGTCTGGCGCGTCACTCGCTGGGCCTCCAGACGCTGGGTTTGACCGTTCGCCGTTGCACTCGCGAGTTTGGCTTGCTGCTGCTCTTCCTGTGCGTTGCCATGGCGCTCTTCTCCCCGTTGGTCTTCTTGGCGGAGAGCGAGATGGGCGCGAAGCAGGAGTTCACCAGTATCCCTGGCAGCTACTGGTGGGCTGTCATCTCCATGACGACCGTCGGCTACGGCGACATGGTCCCCCGCAGCATCCCAGGCCAGGTGGTGGCGCTAAGCAGCATCCTAAGCGGGATCCTACTGATGGCGTTCCCTGTCACCTCCATATTCCACACATTCTCCCGCTCCTACCTGGAGCTAAAGGAGGAGCAGAGCCGAGCTTCTCGCCACAAACCTGACTCCCAGGACAGTACCAAGTCTCAGAACAGCGAGGACTCACAAGACACGGACTCCTCCTTTCCCGGAATTGCAGAAACAGCCGCTGGCCATCGGAAGTCCGTCACCATGGCAATGTGTCGAgtttcagagaacagacagtcatTTAAGACCTAACGTGGATCTGTGGTTCTCTGAACTTTAggggcctgttttttttctccttttgagCCCAGAGCACAATTCTTTTTACGGCCAAaggccaggagagagagagagagacgttttgGATTGTCCCTTTTTAGTTTACTTGAATGCTACTGACTACTACAGTGTTTTGCATCAGAATTTTACCTTGCCTTGCCGCACCGAGAGAAGACTCCTCTTATTTGAGAGGATACAATAAACTGTTATTgtgggctgaaaaaaaaaaaacaattatgaaTTCTCAGTTGAAGTAACTATGAAGAGGATTGCAATAAGAGCATTACTGGAGCgtgaaacacatttacacagtttaTTCTATGGTTTGCTTTTAGATGCAGTAGACTCAGGATCCACCGActttaataaaaacaatgaaattccCTTTAAGTGTCCTGGAGTATTGAAATAGCCATATAAACagttgaagagaaagagagcggcGTTGGCTTTAGTGGGAGACTTAAGTACTTGCCgttctgtctgtgactgtaCGGGCACCTCTTAGCTGTTTGATCAGCGAATGCCTCTGTCCTACTGAGAACGACTCAGAGTAAAAGTGGGGTTTCCAGAGCAAGACAAGTGAGAAAAAGCAGGGGTGACACCTCCAGTTTACCATCACTTCCTCCTCATCACTGTTCATTTAGACTCTACAAGAATGTCACATGCGTTTTATCTCGGCAGATCAGTCGCTGAGGACAGCCGTTACAGACGGAATGAGTATTTGTCCACATTGATCTAAACAGTGCGAGAATATAGTTGGCGTTTAAGAGCACGGTTGCTCAGGATCTGCTCTTGGAAGGCCTTTAACTGACTAAAGGGCTGTTTTAAAGAAGAGAACTTGCAACACATTGTTCTGCGTGAGGTCTGTACTATGGACTGTAGTATCCAAACCAGTGGACCCAAGACCCGCTTTTCCAAAACACTGTACCCATATCCAAATGCAAAATATCTGTTTGGACCACACATCcggtcacagtcacacagatctGAATTAAAACAGAAGCTAAACAACATGTCTGACCATGTATCTGTCCCCTTTGTTCAATATTTGAAGAACCAGTCCAGTGGACAGCAATAACTACTACAGGATCTGGCTCTAGGATGCAGCTTAGGACAATCAGGTTACTGTGGGTTTTGTTCATCAGCAGATATAGATAGCCTGCATGTTATGTACTCTGCCAATACAAACATGACcataatgaacacacactctccctctccctctcacacacacacacacacacacacacacacacacacacacacagaggcttattcacacacatacacaaagcgGGCGGTGTCATGTTCCTCTTTAATGAGATCTTTCCAACTCCCAACTcccatacatttacattttacatacagACTGagcttttccacacacacacacacacacactgacccacaTCATTAAGTGACACAAACCATATATACTGCCCATAAAAGAACTCATGTAACATGGGTGAATATTTCATAATGTGTTATGGGTAAATAACAGAAAGAAATCTCTCTGCTTTAAagacattatacacacacacacacacacacacacacacacacacacatatatatatatatatatatatatatatatatatatatgtatgtatgtatgtatgtatgtatgtatgtatgtatgtatgtatgcatgtatgtatgtgtgtgtgtgtgtgtgtgtgtgtgtgtgtgtgtatatatatatatatatgtatgtatgtatgtatgtatgtatgcatgtatgcatgtatgtatgtgtgtgtgtgtgtgtgtgtgtgtgtgtgtgtgtgtgtatatatatatatatgtatgtatgtatatatgtatgtatgtatgtatgtatgtatgtatgtatgtatgtatatctctgtatatatctatatgaaCATGAAGAGTGATCATTTTAAAGGGTATtagaaaaaacatatttaaaatatactaTAGTACATCATTGTGAAGTAAGGCCaaatatttgaattcagaggagtgattattttttaaaagtctgtgaCCTGTGATCTGTAGCTGTCGTTGGattagtgagaaaaaaaaaggtcactggCAGCGGTTTGTGATGCACAGACTACTTGGACAAAGTTTTTAGTAAACAGATATCTTGAGAGTTTACCACAAGCTTGAGCTATGGCAGTAACGAGGACAAGTTAATACTCAAGCCAGATAACAGCCGGTTCACATTTGACTAAGCTTGAATAAGAGTTATAAAACCCATAAAACATCAAGTCATGAGAGACAATGCCAGAAATAAACAGATACCGCGATGTTCAGTTCTGAAAAAGTAAatcactgattaaaaaacaaacaaacaaacaaacattgcaacaacaactaaaaaaaaattcaaaacaaatgtatcaACAAAccttaatgtaaaataaaacctATGAAAACATGAATCCAACAAAGACATCCTGTATAAAGAAAACATCATATTTGGCTAGgatataaataaaaaacaaaacaaaacaaaacaaaacaagagaatgtATAACATAAAGGATAAATTATGGCTGTGTAAGCAAACAGAGAGCACACTGTAGAGAGAGTGACATCAGATGAACTCTCTGAAAACTCAGTACTGGCTATACGTGTCAAACAGAGCACTAGGACACGTGACACGTAAAACAGAGGAGGATAACGGCCTTGAGGAGCTCAGGGGAGAGGCAGAAACATTCACCACTGAGGGAAGGGAGGTACAAGACACATTTACAATGCCTTGGCTTTGAACATAAATACATGTAATTCcacaaaccaaagcaaaacaaaacaaaaaagagagagagagaggaaaaaaagaacaaatgataATACAAATAAAGCATGCATTAATGACAAAACACTCAAAtcttctcttccacacacaACC
This sequence is a window from Chanos chanos chromosome 12, fChaCha1.1, whole genome shotgun sequence. Protein-coding genes within it:
- the kcng2 gene encoding potassium voltage-gated channel subfamily G member 2 produces the protein MYQEVAFLAGSTERQFTTFHFNPLANPQEISSKKGVFYKRAKLLRPEPDEETCRPPRPEEGVAGEGVAIINVGGIKYRIPWATLAEFPLTRLGKLRSCSNREEILDVCDDYDACRNEFFFDRSPSAFRSIVTFLAAGKLRLLREMCALSFQEELLYWGVEDSSLEWCCLRKLRLRQEEHREQLRQEEEEAEMATQQSCEDTSQAAAAAAAAQDEGRMAACMRRLRDMVENPHSGLPGKIFACLSVVFVAITAVTLCISTMPDLREEEERGECSQRCHNIFVLETVCVAWFSLEFLLRFIQTQSKCLFLRTPLNIIDVVAILPYYITLIVDSLSVGDRPTSSGNNYFEKVGLVLRVLRALRIFYVMRLARHSLGLQTLGLTVRRCTREFGLLLLFLCVAMALFSPLVFLAESEMGAKQEFTSIPGSYWWAVISMTTVGYGDMVPRSIPGQVVALSSILSGILLMAFPVTSIFHTFSRSYLELKEEQSRASRHKPDSQDSTKSQNSEDSQDTDSSFPGIAETAAGHRKSVTMAMCRVSENRQSFKT